One Astatotilapia calliptera chromosome 1, fAstCal1.2, whole genome shotgun sequence DNA segment encodes these proteins:
- the caprin1a gene encoding caprin-1a isoform X2 yields MPSATAGNSAVQSAIPDLGNGSHSEAMKQIIGVIDKKVRNMEKKKSKLDDYQARKNKGERLNQDQLEALAKYQEINNNLEFARELQKSFLALGQEIQKAVKKSARREQLQREETEQRRLKSVLELQYLLDQLGEDGVRQDLKHPDASGAPLLTDAELSSLDEFYKLVGPERNYDVRLTRQYEEASLHLWELLEGRDKAVAGTTYKSLKETLDKVLQSGYFDRAQTHQNGTCEEEEEQEEQTVVAESKAVEQPSEPGFASEKNTEPVKVETIEFVNRQFIPETTYSSTDKDQVEEWSVEAQMVNSLQHQPPVQLAPEQTITVNQVSPTPDTDPVVRKQAVQDLMAQMQGTYNFMQDSMLEFDGQALDPAIVSAQPMKPVQAVDLQQMGGPLLHSESRLPQTAAVSGPQESSQVFNMNAPVPPTTDGQADPLKQPSQFPGGYGQGFSSQPENVVDQPDIPQERLQTVVNAFQPQDQIMSSTPGHEDPSVGAGFGQSGQSFYSSRAVPRGGPRNARGVMNGYRGSSNGFRGGYEGYRPPFSNAPSSGYGQTPFNTSRDYSSNTYQREGYQQGYKRGAAQGPRGLSRGNVQAMRS; encoded by the exons ATGCCTTCAGCAACAGCTGGCAACAGTGCTGTCCAGTCTGCCATTCCAGACCTGGGAAATGGAAGTCATTCTGAGGCCATGAAGCAGATTATTGGTGTGATTGACAAGAAGGTCCGcaatatggaaaagaaaaag TCCAAACTGGATGACTACCAGGCAAGGAAGAATAAGGGCGAGAGACTAAATCAGGATCAGCtg GAGGCCTTGGCGAAGTATCAAGAGATCAACAACAACTTAGAGTTTGCTCGAGAATTGCAAAAGAGCTTTCTCGCATTGGGTCAGGAG ATTCAAAAGGCAGTCAAGAAATCTGCAAGACGGGAACAGCTGCAGCGAgaagagactgaacaaagacGATTGAAGAGTGTTTTGGAGCTTCAGTATTTACTCGACCAGCTGGGAGAAGACGGTGTCAGGCAGGACCTTAAACACCCCGATGCCTCTGGTGCGCCTTTGCTCACTGATGCTGAACTCTCATCCCTCGATGAGTTTTACAAATTGGTAGGACCTGAGAGGAACTACGATGTAAG GTTGACTCGCCAATATGAAGAAGCATCACTACACCTGTGGGAACTGCTTGAGGGTCGAGACAAGGCTGTAGCAGGGACCACGT ACAAGTCACTGAAGGAAACCCTGGACAAAGTGCTGCAGAGTGGTTACTTTGACAGAGCGCAAACTCATCAAAATGGGACATgcgaggaggaagaagagcaaGAGGAACAGACCGTGGTGGCTGAGTCTAAAGCTGTGGAGCAGCCATCGGAACCTG GATTCGCTAGTGAAAAAAATACAGAGCCCGTTAAAGTGGAAACTATAGAG TTTGTAAACAGACAGTTCATTCCAGAAACTACATACAGCAGTACAGACAAAGACCAAGTCGAGGAGTGGAGTGTGGAGGCCCAG ATGGTGAATTCACTCCAGCATCAGCCCCCTGTTCAGCTGGCTCCAGAACAAACCATTACTGTGAACCAAGTTTCTCCCACTCCTGATACTGATCCTGTGGTTAGAAAGCAGGCAGTGCAAGACCTCATGGCCCAGATGCAAGGGACATACAACTTCATGCAG GACTCCATGTTGGAGTTTGATGGCCAGGCGCTGGATCCAGCCATTGTGTCTGCGCAGCCAATGAAGCCTGTGCAAGCTGTTGACCTGCAACAGATGGGCGGTCCTCTAC TCCACTCAGAGTCCAGACTTCCTCAGACAGCTGCAGTGTCTGGACCACAGGAATCCTCACAA gtATTTAACATGAATGCACCTGTACCTCCAACTACCGATGGCCAAGCAGACCCCTTGAAGCAGCCTAGCCAGTTCCCTGGTGGCTATGGACAGGGCTTTAGCAGCCAGCCAGAAAATGTGGTCGACCAGCCTGACATCCCACAAGAAAGATTACAGACAG TTGTTAATGCATTCCAGCCCCAGGACCAGATTATGTCCTCAACGCCAGGACATGAAGATCCCTCTGTAGGTGCAGGGTTTGGGCAGTCTGGTCAGTCCTTCTACAGCAGCAGAGCTGTGCCAAGAGGTGGACCCAGGAATGCTCGTGGCGTTATGAATGGATATCGGGGCTCCTCGAATGGATTTAGAG GTGGATATGAAGGCTACCGTCCACCGTTCTCAAACGCTCCCAGCAGTGGATACGGTCAAACTCCGTTCAACACATCTCGGGACTATTCCAGCAATACCTATCAGCGG GAGGGATATCAGCAAGGCTACAAACGTGGAGCAGCCCAAGGACCTCGTGGTTTGTCCCGAGGTAATGTGCAGGCAATGCGATCCTAA
- the nucb2a gene encoding nucleobindin-2a codes for MRSCVHNKMWGSRAFLAGWLLLLLVQLLCLEAVPISIDKTKVKEPEKKPEEPPASVDTGLHYDRYLREVIDFLEKDQHFREKLHNTDMEDIKQGKLAKELDFVSHHVRTKLDELKRQEVNRLRTLIKAKQDLEGGNDIAVDHQALLKQFEYLNHMNPHTFEVEDLDRLIRSATKDLENYDKERHEEFKRYEMMKEHDRQEHLKTLDDDERKKEEEHYEEMKKKHADHPKVNHPGSQNQLKEVWEEADGLDPEDFDPKTFFNLHDTNGDGFFDEQELEALFTKELEKIYDPTNEEDDMVEMEEERLRMREHVMNEVDSNKDRLVSLDEFLVATKKKEFLEPDSWETLEQNQAYTDDEMREFEEHLAQQEQDLNQKAFDLQKQRDELERQQEQLNAQKMELQQAVEHMERLKSQKVDPPPEVLGNAVPEIPAVDSQLHEAQQQGHDSAPQGHHPVPEGHDPAPQAPQDIPQEHHGQENQNQAQQGLPQTHDNIPPGHQEVVQSQNQLP; via the exons ATGAGGTCCTGTGTTCATAATAAA ATGTGGGGGAGCCGGGCCTTTCTCGCCGGctggctgctgttgctgcttgtCCAGCTGTTGTGTTTGGAGGCTGTGCCCATCAGCATCGACAAGACGAAAGTCAAAGAACCAGAGAAAAAGCCTGAAGAGCCTCCAGCCAGTGTG GACACTGGACTCCACTATGACCGCTACCTCAGAGAAGTCATTGATTTTCTAGAGAAGGATCAGCATTTCAGGGAAAAGCTCCACAATACAGACATGGAAGATATTAAG CAAGGTAAGCTGGCCAAAGAGCTAGACTTTGTCAGCCATCATGTCAGAACAAAACTAGATGAGTTAAAAAGGCAAGAGGTAAACCGACTCCGGACCCTGATTAAGGCCAAGCAGGACCTTGAAGGGGGAAATG ACATAGCAGTGGACCATCAAGCGCTGCTGAAACAGTTTGAATACTTGAACCACATGAACCCGCACACGTTTGAAGTGGAAGATCTGGATCGGCTGATCAGATCG GCCACTAAAGATCTGGAGAACTATGACAAAGAGAGACACGAGGAGTTCAAGAGGTACGAAATGATGAAAGAGCACGACAGACAAGAACACCTGAAAACACTGGATGATGacgagaggaagaaagaggaggaacactatgaggagatgaagaagaagcACGCCGACCACCCTAAAGTCAACCACCCG GGAAGTCAGAATCAGCTGAAGGAGGTCTGGGAGGAAGCTGATGGCTTAGATCCTGAAGATTTTGATCCTAAGACATTCTTCAACCTGCATG ATACAAATGGAGATGGCTTCTTTGATGAACAGGAGTTGGAGGCATTGTTCACCAAAGAG CTGGAAAAGATTTATGACCCCACCAACGAGGAGGACGACATGGtggagatggaggaagagaggCTACGTATGAGAGAGCATGTTATGAATGAG GTGGATTCAAATAAAGACAGGCTGGTCTCTCTGGATGAGTTCCTTGTTGCTACTAAGAAGAAAGAATTCTTGGAGCCAGATAGCTGGGAG ACCTTggagcagaaccaggcttatACCGATGACGAGATGAGGGAGTTTGAGGAGCATCTTGCTCAGCAAGAGCAAGATCTCAACCAGAAGGCTTTTGACCTCCAGAAACAGAGAGATGAGCTGGAAAGACAACAGGAGCAGCTTAATGCACAGAAAATGGAGCTACAACAG GCAGTTGAGCATATGGAACGTCTCAAGTCACAGAAAGTAGACCCTCCTCCAGAGGTTCTCG GGAACGCCGTCCCAGAAATCCCTGCAGTTGACAGCCAACTGCATGAGGCCCAACAACAAGGACATGACTCTGCACCCCAAGGACACCACCCTGTACCCGAAGGACATGACCCTGCACCCCAAGCTCCTCAGGATATACCACAGGAACACCATGGACAAGAAAATCAAAACCAGGCCCAGCAAGGTCTCCCTCAAACACATGATAATATACCACCTGGTCATCAAGAAGTTGTGCAAAGCCAGAATCAGCTGCCATAA
- the caprin1a gene encoding caprin-1a isoform X1, with translation MPSATAGNSAVQSAIPDLGNGSHSEAMKQIIGVIDKKVRNMEKKKSKLDDYQARKNKGERLNQDQLEALAKYQEINNNLEFARELQKSFLALGQEIQKAVKKSARREQLQREETEQRRLKSVLELQYLLDQLGEDGVRQDLKHPDASGAPLLTDAELSSLDEFYKLVGPERNYDVRLTRQYEEASLHLWELLEGRDKAVAGTTYKSLKETLDKVLQSGYFDRAQTHQNGTCEEEEEQEEQTVVAESKAVEQPSEPGFASEKNTEPVKVETIEFVNRQFIPETTYSSTDKDQVEEWSVEAQMVNSLQHQPPVQLAPEQTITVNQVSPTPDTDPVVRKQAVQDLMAQMQGTYNFMQDSMLEFDGQALDPAIVSAQPMKPVQAVDLQQMGGPLLHSESRLPQTAAVSGPQESSQASMSLSSAPSPAPCSLSSAFPPVSKPTLTGGINVNAAPFQSVQAVFNMNAPVPPTTDGQADPLKQPSQFPGGYGQGFSSQPENVVDQPDIPQERLQTVVNAFQPQDQIMSSTPGHEDPSVGAGFGQSGQSFYSSRAVPRGGPRNARGVMNGYRGSSNGFRGGYEGYRPPFSNAPSSGYGQTPFNTSRDYSSNTYQREGYQQGYKRGAAQGPRGLSRGNVQAMRS, from the exons ATGCCTTCAGCAACAGCTGGCAACAGTGCTGTCCAGTCTGCCATTCCAGACCTGGGAAATGGAAGTCATTCTGAGGCCATGAAGCAGATTATTGGTGTGATTGACAAGAAGGTCCGcaatatggaaaagaaaaag TCCAAACTGGATGACTACCAGGCAAGGAAGAATAAGGGCGAGAGACTAAATCAGGATCAGCtg GAGGCCTTGGCGAAGTATCAAGAGATCAACAACAACTTAGAGTTTGCTCGAGAATTGCAAAAGAGCTTTCTCGCATTGGGTCAGGAG ATTCAAAAGGCAGTCAAGAAATCTGCAAGACGGGAACAGCTGCAGCGAgaagagactgaacaaagacGATTGAAGAGTGTTTTGGAGCTTCAGTATTTACTCGACCAGCTGGGAGAAGACGGTGTCAGGCAGGACCTTAAACACCCCGATGCCTCTGGTGCGCCTTTGCTCACTGATGCTGAACTCTCATCCCTCGATGAGTTTTACAAATTGGTAGGACCTGAGAGGAACTACGATGTAAG GTTGACTCGCCAATATGAAGAAGCATCACTACACCTGTGGGAACTGCTTGAGGGTCGAGACAAGGCTGTAGCAGGGACCACGT ACAAGTCACTGAAGGAAACCCTGGACAAAGTGCTGCAGAGTGGTTACTTTGACAGAGCGCAAACTCATCAAAATGGGACATgcgaggaggaagaagagcaaGAGGAACAGACCGTGGTGGCTGAGTCTAAAGCTGTGGAGCAGCCATCGGAACCTG GATTCGCTAGTGAAAAAAATACAGAGCCCGTTAAAGTGGAAACTATAGAG TTTGTAAACAGACAGTTCATTCCAGAAACTACATACAGCAGTACAGACAAAGACCAAGTCGAGGAGTGGAGTGTGGAGGCCCAG ATGGTGAATTCACTCCAGCATCAGCCCCCTGTTCAGCTGGCTCCAGAACAAACCATTACTGTGAACCAAGTTTCTCCCACTCCTGATACTGATCCTGTGGTTAGAAAGCAGGCAGTGCAAGACCTCATGGCCCAGATGCAAGGGACATACAACTTCATGCAG GACTCCATGTTGGAGTTTGATGGCCAGGCGCTGGATCCAGCCATTGTGTCTGCGCAGCCAATGAAGCCTGTGCAAGCTGTTGACCTGCAACAGATGGGCGGTCCTCTAC TCCACTCAGAGTCCAGACTTCCTCAGACAGCTGCAGTGTCTGGACCACAGGAATCCTCACAA GCCTCAATGTCTCTGTCATCTGCACCGTCTCCTGCCCCATGTTCTCTGTCCTCTGCCTTCCCTCCTGTCTCCAAACCCACCCTCACTGGAGGCATCAATGTCAACGCAGCACCTTTCCAGTCAGTGCAAGCG gtATTTAACATGAATGCACCTGTACCTCCAACTACCGATGGCCAAGCAGACCCCTTGAAGCAGCCTAGCCAGTTCCCTGGTGGCTATGGACAGGGCTTTAGCAGCCAGCCAGAAAATGTGGTCGACCAGCCTGACATCCCACAAGAAAGATTACAGACAG TTGTTAATGCATTCCAGCCCCAGGACCAGATTATGTCCTCAACGCCAGGACATGAAGATCCCTCTGTAGGTGCAGGGTTTGGGCAGTCTGGTCAGTCCTTCTACAGCAGCAGAGCTGTGCCAAGAGGTGGACCCAGGAATGCTCGTGGCGTTATGAATGGATATCGGGGCTCCTCGAATGGATTTAGAG GTGGATATGAAGGCTACCGTCCACCGTTCTCAAACGCTCCCAGCAGTGGATACGGTCAAACTCCGTTCAACACATCTCGGGACTATTCCAGCAATACCTATCAGCGG GAGGGATATCAGCAAGGCTACAAACGTGGAGCAGCCCAAGGACCTCGTGGTTTGTCCCGAGGTAATGTGCAGGCAATGCGATCCTAA